Proteins co-encoded in one Dryobates pubescens isolate bDryPub1 chromosome 4, bDryPub1.pri, whole genome shotgun sequence genomic window:
- the LOC104298679 gene encoding septin-12 isoform X1, with protein MVPGDLQCQGTGSSLEHEEHSMEPPAVAEQEEEEELPLSTGPGPAGCQLFGYVGIEAVLDQMKVKTMKMGFEFNIMVVGQSGLGKSTMVNTLFKSKVSRKALQPGQDERIPKTVQLHSITHVIEEKGVKMKLTVTDTPGFGDQINNENCWDPIIKYINEQYERYLREEVLITRKRKIPDTRVHGCVYFVPPTGHWLRPLDLEFMRRLSKIVNVVPVIAKADTLTLEERAEFKQRIQEDLKAHAISLYPQQDFDQDPEDRALNDRIREKIPFAVVGADQEHQVNGKRVLGRKTKWGIIEVENPAHCEFPLLRDLLIRSHLQDLKDITHNVHYESYRVRRLSESSRLALSPLNGLPAKGEPGSAL; from the exons ATGGTGCCAGGTGACCTCCAGTGCCAAGGAACCG ggagcagcctggagcacgAGGAGCACAGCATGGAGCCGCCAGCCGTGGccgagcaggaggaggaggaggagctgcccctCAGCACGGGGCCCGGCCCGGCGGGATGCCAGCTCTTCGGTTACGTGGGCATTGAAGCTGTGCTCGACCAGATGAAAGTCAAAACCATGAAGATGGGCTTCGAGTTCAACATCATGGTCGTGG GGCAGAGCGGGCTGGGGAAGTCGACGATGGTGAACACCCTCTTCAAGTCCAAGGTGAGCCGCAAGGCCTTGCAGCCCGGCCAGGACGAGAGGATCCCCAAGACGGTGCAGCTGCACTCCATCACCCACG TCATCGAGGAGAAGGGTGTGAAGATGAAGCTGACGGTGACGGACACCCCGGGCTTCGGGGACCAGATCAACAACGAGAACTG ctgggATCCCATCATCAAATACATCAACGAGCAGTACGAGAGGTACCTGCGCGAGGAGGTCCTCATCACCCGCAAGAGGAAGATCCCTGACACCAGGGTCCATGGATGTGTCTACTTTGTGCCCCCCACGGGTCACTG GCTGCGCCCGCTGGACCTGGAGTTCATGCGGCGGCTCAGCAAGATCGTCAACGTGGTGCCAGTGATCGCCAAGGCAGACACCCTCACCCTGGAGGAGCGAGCAGAGTTCAAGCAGCGG ATCCAGGAGGACCTGAAGGCCCACGCCATCAGCCTGTACCCGCAGCAGGACTTCGACCAGGACCCGGAGGACCGGGCGCTCAACGACAGGATCCGG GAGAAGATCCCCTTCGCTGTGGTGGGGGCGGACCAGGAGCACCAGGTGAATGGCAAGAGGGTGCTGGGCCGCAAGACCAAGTGGGGAATCATTGAAG TGGAGAACCCTGCGCACTGCGAGTTCcccctgctgagggacctgcTGATCCg GTCACacctgcaggacctgaaggacaTCACCCACAACGTCCACTACGAGAGCTACCGCGTCCGGCGGCTCAGCGAGAGCAGCCGCCTGGCACTGAGCCCCCTCAACGGGCTGCCCGCCAAGGGcgagcctggcagtgccctctga
- the LOC104298679 gene encoding septin-12 isoform X2, with the protein MEPPAVAEQEEEEELPLSTGPGPAGCQLFGYVGIEAVLDQMKVKTMKMGFEFNIMVVGQSGLGKSTMVNTLFKSKVSRKALQPGQDERIPKTVQLHSITHVIEEKGVKMKLTVTDTPGFGDQINNENCWDPIIKYINEQYERYLREEVLITRKRKIPDTRVHGCVYFVPPTGHWLRPLDLEFMRRLSKIVNVVPVIAKADTLTLEERAEFKQRIQEDLKAHAISLYPQQDFDQDPEDRALNDRIREKIPFAVVGADQEHQVNGKRVLGRKTKWGIIEVENPAHCEFPLLRDLLIRSHLQDLKDITHNVHYESYRVRRLSESSRLALSPLNGLPAKGEPGSAL; encoded by the exons ATGGAGCCGCCAGCCGTGGccgagcaggaggaggaggaggagctgcccctCAGCACGGGGCCCGGCCCGGCGGGATGCCAGCTCTTCGGTTACGTGGGCATTGAAGCTGTGCTCGACCAGATGAAAGTCAAAACCATGAAGATGGGCTTCGAGTTCAACATCATGGTCGTGG GGCAGAGCGGGCTGGGGAAGTCGACGATGGTGAACACCCTCTTCAAGTCCAAGGTGAGCCGCAAGGCCTTGCAGCCCGGCCAGGACGAGAGGATCCCCAAGACGGTGCAGCTGCACTCCATCACCCACG TCATCGAGGAGAAGGGTGTGAAGATGAAGCTGACGGTGACGGACACCCCGGGCTTCGGGGACCAGATCAACAACGAGAACTG ctgggATCCCATCATCAAATACATCAACGAGCAGTACGAGAGGTACCTGCGCGAGGAGGTCCTCATCACCCGCAAGAGGAAGATCCCTGACACCAGGGTCCATGGATGTGTCTACTTTGTGCCCCCCACGGGTCACTG GCTGCGCCCGCTGGACCTGGAGTTCATGCGGCGGCTCAGCAAGATCGTCAACGTGGTGCCAGTGATCGCCAAGGCAGACACCCTCACCCTGGAGGAGCGAGCAGAGTTCAAGCAGCGG ATCCAGGAGGACCTGAAGGCCCACGCCATCAGCCTGTACCCGCAGCAGGACTTCGACCAGGACCCGGAGGACCGGGCGCTCAACGACAGGATCCGG GAGAAGATCCCCTTCGCTGTGGTGGGGGCGGACCAGGAGCACCAGGTGAATGGCAAGAGGGTGCTGGGCCGCAAGACCAAGTGGGGAATCATTGAAG TGGAGAACCCTGCGCACTGCGAGTTCcccctgctgagggacctgcTGATCCg GTCACacctgcaggacctgaaggacaTCACCCACAACGTCCACTACGAGAGCTACCGCGTCCGGCGGCTCAGCGAGAGCAGCCGCCTGGCACTGAGCCCCCTCAACGGGCTGCCCGCCAAGGGcgagcctggcagtgccctctga
- the MYADM gene encoding myeloid-associated differentiation marker, translated as MAVPTLNLRALTSWLGIARLLAVLLSCVAFSLVASTGSFGDPYGTWCMFSWCLCFAGTLLVLLAELLELCSLLPLSWDDLTSAFSMLAALMVFTTSVVFPSTFISGPCRGSVCARQAVATAASCLCFLAYALEVGLSRARPGDISSFLSTVPGLLKVFEAYVACLIFSLLDGYSSTAGLQWCVAVYSICFIVTLLIIIFTIGRCLSYMPCPLEKILVGYNGLAFLMYLTATILWPLYSFKDSQRPDPCGKDCLWNKRLGVTFLTIFNLIAYSVDLVYSTRMVFIRTPT; from the coding sequence ATGGCGGTGCCCACGCTGAACCTCCGTGCCCTCACCTCCTGGCTGGGCATCGCCCGGCTCCTGGCCGTGCTGCTGTCCTGCGTCGCCTTCAGCCTGGTGGCCTCCACGGGGAGCTTCGGGGACCCCTACGGGACGTGGTGCATGTTCAGCTGGTGCCTCTGCTTCGCCGGGacgctgctggtgctgctggcggagctgctggagctctgctccctgctgccgcTCTCCTGGGACGACCTCACCTCCGCCTTCTCCATGCTGGCAGCCCTGATGGTCTTCACCACCTCGGTGGTCTTCCCCTCCACCTTCATCAGCGGCCCCTGCAGGGGCAGCGTCTGCGCCCGGCAGGCCGTGGCCACCGCcgcctcctgcctctgcttcctggCCTACGCCCTCGAGGTGGGGCTCAGCCGTGCCCGGCCGGGGGACATCAGCAGCTTCCTCTCCACCGTGCCCGGGCTGCTCAAGGTCTTTGAAGCCTACGTGGCCTGCCTTATCTTCTCCCTGCTGGATGGCTACAGCTCCACCGCCGGCCTGCAGTGGTGCGTGGCTGTCTACTCCATCTGCTTCATCGTCACCCtcctcatcatcatcttcaCCATTGGCCGCTGCCTCAGCTACATGCCCTGCCCGCTGGAGAAGATCCTGGTGGGCTACAACGGCCTGGCCTTCCTGATGTACCTCACAGCCACCATCCTCTGGCCCCTCTACAGCTTCAAGGACAGCCAGCGCCCCGACCCCTGCGGCAAGGACTGCCTGTGGAACAAGCGCCTGGGGGTCACCTTCCTCACCATCTTCAACCTCATCGCCTACTCGGTGGACCTGGTCTACTCCACCAGGATGGTCTTCATCAGGACACCTACCTAA
- the LOC104298678 gene encoding cytoplasmic phosphatidylinositol transfer protein 1-like: MLIKEYRICMPLTTEEYRVGQLYTISKHSHQESEKGEGVEVVKNEPHEDPVHGPGQFTEKRVHLSSKLPSWARAVTPRIFYITEKAWNYYPYTITEYTCSFLPKFSIYIETKYEDNCGDSENIFRSEKILGDHEVSFLDIAFDEIPERYYRSLEDPRFFSSAKTGRGPLREGWRQHTKPIMCSYKLVSVKFEVWGLQTRVEQFVHKVIRDILLIGHRQAFAWVDEWCGMTMEDVRRFERETQEATNELVGLVAPTISVSEVAPPAATHSAPASAPSTPLSDEPPEFLAPPKARPRKKSAPESLTLPRDRAGAE, from the exons ATGCTCATCAAGGAGTACCGCATCTGCATGCCACTCACCACCGAGGAG TACCGCGTGGGGCAGCTCTACACCATCAGCAAGCACAGCCACCAGGAGAGCGAGAAGGGCGAGGGGGTGGAGGTGGTGAAGAACGAGCCCCACGAGGACCCCGTCCACGGCCCCGGGCAGTTCACCGAGAAGCGAGTCCACCTCTCCAG caaactgccaAGCTGGGCACGGGCGGTGACCCCCCGCATCTTCTACATCACGGAGAAGGCCTGGAACTACTACCCCTACACCATCACTG AGTACACG tgctccttCCTGCCCAAGTTCTCCATCTACATCGAGACCAAGTACGAGGACAACTGCGGGGACAGCGAGAAC atcTTCCGCAGCGAGAAAATCCTGGGGGACCACGAGGTCTCCTTCCTGGACATCGCCTTCGACGAGATCCCTGAGCGCTACTACCGCAGCCTGGAG gaccCTCGCTTCTTCAGCTCGGCCAAGACGGGCCGGGGCCCCCTGCGGGAGGGCTGGCGCCAGCACACCAAGCCCATCATGTGCTCCTACAAACTGGTGAGCGTCAAGTTCGAGGTGTGGGGGCTGCAGACCCGCGTGGAGCAGTTCGTGCACAAG GTGATCCGGGACATCCTGCTGATCGGGCACCGGCAGGCCTTCGCCTGGGTGGATGAGTGGTGTG GGATGACGATGGAGGACGTGCGGCGCTTCGAGCGGGAGACGCAGGAGGCCACCAACGAGCTCGTCGGCCTGGTGGCACCAACCATCTCGGTCAGCGAGGTGGCACCGCCCGCCGCCACGCACTCGGCCCCCGCCAGCGCCCCCTCCACCCCGCTCAGCGACGAGCCCCCCGAGTTCCTCGCTCCCCCCAAGGCTCGGCCGCGCAAGAAATCGGCGCCGGAGAGCCTGACGCTGCCCCGGGACCGCGCCGGTGCCGAGTGA
- the MSS51 gene encoding putative protein MSS51 homolog, mitochondrial: MAGGRRRGGGGRRGRPPQHRRNPEPTPAPAPLSPPATVAQPTAGAAPKSSCPKKPTQEAAARAPDVDSLGFQAMELNVPGLSQVILQKLNMKSYEDYKSAMDGRKRGSDFGIRTYFDMFQKMEDTFKFCAECKKLPDALPDPKSLRRCKRCQNVYYCSVVCQRANWPLHKKFCKKLKLVALDRLVEWLVFTGDIPFPTEPWTKPAGEVRGWEDWFCMQGQLEEKLGSIVAGRYMSLLWANAGKPRPEDRELRDSVRRLVTDFHSRPLTLGLGLRFFGISPLGKALTVHVVGASHVETLNTRPTDYDELARMFPGLRGVEVVMVGVDVVEGPIMRPPLATPAPPGQVYLSSYKGLYHDFWESHVETKLAARPDLVVGFHPGFHACPDLLAGWLPTLLLLRDYRLPVLFTVYR; the protein is encoded by the exons ATggccggcgggcggcggcgtggcggcggcgggcggcgcggcAGACCCCCGCAGCACCGGAGGAACCCTGAGCCCACCCCCGCGCCTgcacccctctctcccccagccACTGTGGCCCAGCCAAcggcaggagctgcccccaaAAGCAGCTGCCCCAAGAAGCCCACGCAGGAGGCGGCGGCGAGGGCTCCCGACGTGGACTCGCTGGGTTTCCAAGCCATGGAGCTGAACGTGCCGGGGCTGTCCCAAGTCATCCTccagaagctcaacatgaagagCTATGAGGACTACAA GTCTGCCATGGACGGGAGGAAGCGCGGCAGCGACTTCGGCATCCGGACGTACTTCGACATGTTCCAGAAGATGGAGGACACCTTCAAGTTCTGTGCCGAGTGCAAGAAGCTGCCTGATGCCCTCCCTGACCCCAAAAGCCTCCGGCGATGCAAGAG GTGCCAGAACGTGTACTACTGCAGCGTGGTGTGCCAGCGTGCCAACTGGCCGCTGCACAAGAAGTTCTGCAAGAAGCTGAAGCTGGTGGCCCTGGATCGGCTGGTGGAGTGGCTCGTCTTCACAG GAGACATCCCCTTCCCCACGGAGCCCTGGACAAAGCCCGCCGGggaggtgaggggctgggaggactGGTTCTGCatgcaggggcagctggaggagaagctgggcagcatCGTGGCCGGGCGCTACATGAGCCTGCTGTGGGCCAACGCGGGCAAGCCGCGGCCGGAGGACCGGGAGCTGCGCGACTCCGTCCGGCGCCTGGTCACCGACTTCCACTCGCGGCCGCTCACCCTCGGCCTGGGGCTGCGCTTCTTCGGCATCAGCCCCCTGGGCAAGGCCCTCACCGTGCACGTGGTGGGGGCGTCCCACGTGGAGACCCTCAACACGCGCCCCACGGACTACGACGAGCTGGCGCGGATGTTCCCGGGGCTGCGCGGGGTGGAGGTGGTGATGGTGGGGGTGGACGTGGTGGAGGGACCCATCATGAGGCCGCCCCTGGCCACGCCGGCGCCCCCGGGACAGGTCTATCTCAGCAGCTACAAGGGGCTCTACCATGACTTCTGGGAGAGCCACGTGGAGACCAAGCTGGCTGCCCGCCCTGACCTGGTGGTGGGCTTTCACCCAG GTTTCCATGCCTGCCCAGACCTGCTGGCGGGctggctgcccaccctgctgctgctgcgggacTACCGCCTGCCCGTCCTCTTCACCGTCTACAGGTGA